A DNA window from Methylobacterium sp. NMS14P contains the following coding sequences:
- a CDS encoding carbohydrate porin, which yields MAGPSDIPALHSHRVEASPFSPANTSIRRSRGSALDVNARASLIRVTALILGCVPLVAVAQTTNTGAGGDPRTSVAQPEVSGKPSAVATTSIQAVLGDAADPTGLRRYLSDRGVVLSFNAIADILGDTSGGTRRTATVIGRLDMQLDADLDRLAGWKGLAFRAEAFQINGAGLTRAAVNDLAVVSELEALPSTRLYELWVEQQLLDGQLTIKLGQVAADTEFLVSQTATLFINSTFGWPTLTGTNLPSGGPAYPFGAPAVRAKYLPTPNLSFQVGLFDGDPAGPAQAWNDPDPQRRNRTGTNFRMSDPAFLIAEVAYAYNVQERARTGQVLDEPGTVTFGGWHHFGRFDSLRVDDTGHSLADPATTGTPRRFRGDDGLYAMIDQTVYREPGKDDEGASAFVRAMASPGDRNLVDLYLDAGIGYRGLLPGRSDDTAGVAVSYARISPSARGADRDTILETGIAMPRRRFEALVEATYQAVLGPGVTVQPNLQYVFHPGGNVPDPRDELGRRIKNATVVGLRATLTY from the coding sequence ATGGCCGGCCCATCCGACATTCCAGCGCTACATAGTCATCGGGTTGAGGCCAGCCCGTTCAGCCCCGCGAACACGTCCATTCGCCGATCGCGTGGGAGTGCCCTGGACGTGAATGCGCGGGCATCCCTGATCCGGGTTACCGCCCTGATCCTCGGCTGCGTCCCGTTGGTTGCCGTTGCGCAGACGACCAACACCGGCGCGGGCGGTGACCCGCGCACGTCGGTGGCCCAGCCGGAGGTGTCCGGCAAGCCGTCGGCCGTGGCGACGACCTCGATCCAGGCGGTTCTGGGCGACGCGGCGGACCCGACGGGCCTGCGCCGGTACCTGTCCGACCGCGGGGTCGTCCTCAGCTTCAACGCCATCGCCGACATCCTCGGGGACACCAGCGGCGGTACGCGCCGGACCGCCACCGTCATCGGTCGCCTCGACATGCAGCTCGACGCCGACCTCGACCGCCTCGCGGGATGGAAAGGTTTGGCGTTCCGGGCCGAAGCCTTCCAGATCAACGGCGCCGGGCTGACGCGCGCGGCCGTCAACGACCTCGCGGTGGTGAGCGAACTGGAGGCGCTGCCGTCGACGCGCCTGTACGAACTGTGGGTCGAGCAGCAGCTCCTCGACGGCCAGCTCACCATCAAGCTGGGGCAAGTCGCGGCCGACACCGAGTTCCTGGTCAGCCAGACCGCGACGCTGTTCATCAACTCGACGTTCGGTTGGCCGACCCTCACCGGGACCAACCTTCCGAGCGGCGGCCCGGCCTACCCGTTCGGCGCCCCGGCGGTCCGCGCCAAGTACCTCCCGACCCCGAACCTCTCGTTCCAGGTCGGGCTGTTCGACGGAGACCCGGCCGGACCGGCGCAGGCGTGGAACGACCCGGACCCGCAGCGGCGGAACCGCACCGGAACGAACTTCCGCATGTCCGACCCGGCTTTCCTGATCGCCGAGGTCGCCTACGCCTACAACGTCCAGGAACGGGCCCGGACCGGTCAGGTCCTGGACGAGCCCGGGACGGTGACGTTCGGGGGCTGGCACCATTTCGGGCGGTTCGACTCGCTCCGGGTCGACGACACCGGCCACTCGCTCGCCGATCCCGCGACCACGGGCACCCCACGCCGGTTCCGCGGCGACGACGGCCTGTACGCGATGATCGACCAGACCGTGTACCGCGAGCCCGGCAAGGACGACGAGGGCGCCAGCGCCTTCGTCCGCGCCATGGCTTCGCCCGGCGACCGCAACTTGGTCGACCTCTACCTCGACGCCGGCATCGGCTACCGCGGCCTGCTGCCCGGGCGGTCGGACGATACCGCGGGCGTCGCCGTGTCCTACGCGCGCATCTCGCCCTCGGCCCGCGGCGCGGACCGCGACACGATCCTGGAGACGGGCATCGCGATGCCCCGGCGCCGGTTCGAGGCCCTGGTCGAGGCGACGTACCAGGCGGTTCTCGGCCCGGGCGTCACGGTGCAGCCGAACCTGCAGTACGTCTTCCACCCAGGCGGCAACGTCCCGGATCCACGCGACGAGCTCGGGCGCAGGATCAAGAACGCCACAGTGGTCGGCCTACGGGCGACGCTGACCTATTGA
- a CDS encoding cation:proton antiporter, whose product MEYGLATAVLCIVGGGIAAQVLAACLRIPAIVLLLALGFLVGPVLSLLHPTRDFGENLRPLIGLAVAIVVFEGGLALDFRELRASGEGVLRLTAFALPVNFVLGTLAAHLIGGMMWGPASVFGAILVVTGPTVILPLLRHARLERRSAAFLKWEAIVNDPVGAILTAVVIEILVGVPHGADETPAVALALHLAEGMVVAGGLGVGFALAVAWAFRRDLVPETLKTPVLLALALVAYVVPNLLMHEAGLIGATVFGIALANRHVPGLAELRRFKEALVVLLVSCLFVVLTADLDLGVLGKLSLPILGLTAAILFAVRPAAIWLATLGSDLSRGERLFVGWIGPRGIVAAAVAGLAGPRLSEAGYAGGDLIQPTVFAVIVATVILHGFSLGPLARRLGLSTATETQRLAVVGASPWASDMVIALHRAGVPVVLVDTFPGTLQAARDAGVPTLQAELLSRHAEEGLADHPPDHLLAATRDELYNALVCTRLAPEIGRERVYQLALSADHLLHEDTGVSRDARGKVFGDGKADFDALAGRHEAGWRFEVVPANAEAQPDVVALLNIRTDGSVEFLSPDNERAALGEGDRMLTLSPPNVPTIDVGEEPAPVYA is encoded by the coding sequence ATGGAATACGGTCTGGCGACGGCGGTGCTATGCATTGTGGGCGGTGGCATCGCTGCCCAGGTGCTCGCCGCGTGCCTGCGCATCCCCGCCATCGTGCTGCTGCTCGCGCTCGGGTTCCTCGTCGGCCCCGTGCTCAGCCTGCTGCACCCGACCCGCGACTTCGGTGAGAACCTGCGTCCGCTGATCGGGCTGGCTGTCGCCATCGTGGTGTTCGAGGGTGGCCTCGCCCTCGACTTCCGCGAACTCAGGGCCTCGGGAGAGGGCGTGCTCCGCCTCACCGCCTTCGCGCTGCCGGTCAACTTCGTCCTGGGCACCCTAGCGGCCCATCTCATCGGCGGCATGATGTGGGGGCCCGCCTCGGTGTTCGGCGCCATCCTCGTCGTGACGGGCCCGACGGTGATCCTGCCCCTGTTGCGCCACGCGCGCCTTGAGCGACGCTCGGCGGCGTTCCTGAAGTGGGAGGCCATCGTCAACGACCCGGTAGGGGCCATCCTCACGGCTGTCGTCATCGAGATCCTCGTCGGCGTGCCACATGGCGCGGACGAGACCCCGGCGGTCGCCCTGGCGCTCCACCTCGCCGAGGGGATGGTCGTGGCAGGCGGGCTCGGCGTCGGCTTCGCCCTCGCGGTCGCCTGGGCGTTCCGGCGCGATCTCGTCCCGGAAACGCTCAAGACGCCCGTGCTGCTCGCCCTCGCCCTCGTCGCCTACGTCGTCCCGAACCTGCTCATGCACGAGGCCGGGCTGATCGGCGCCACCGTGTTCGGCATCGCCCTGGCCAACCGGCACGTGCCGGGCCTCGCGGAGTTGCGACGGTTCAAGGAAGCTCTCGTCGTCCTGCTCGTGTCATGCCTGTTCGTCGTGCTGACCGCCGACCTCGACCTCGGCGTCCTCGGCAAGCTGTCCCTGCCCATCCTCGGCCTCACGGCCGCCATCCTGTTCGCGGTCCGCCCGGCCGCCATCTGGCTCGCGACGCTGGGCAGCGACCTGTCGCGGGGGGAGCGCCTGTTCGTAGGCTGGATAGGCCCCCGCGGCATCGTCGCGGCCGCGGTCGCCGGCCTGGCCGGGCCCCGCCTGAGCGAGGCGGGCTATGCCGGCGGCGACCTGATCCAGCCCACCGTGTTCGCGGTCATCGTTGCCACCGTCATCCTCCATGGCTTCTCGCTGGGCCCGCTGGCCCGGCGGCTGGGCCTGTCGACCGCGACCGAGACCCAAAGGCTCGCGGTCGTCGGCGCGTCCCCATGGGCGAGCGACATGGTCATAGCGCTGCATCGCGCGGGGGTACCGGTCGTGCTGGTGGACACCTTCCCGGGAACCCTCCAGGCCGCCCGTGACGCGGGGGTGCCGACCCTGCAGGCCGAGCTCCTGTCAAGGCATGCCGAAGAAGGGCTCGCCGACCATCCCCCGGACCACCTGCTCGCGGCGACCCGGGACGAGCTTTACAACGCGCTGGTGTGCACAAGGCTGGCCCCTGAGATCGGGCGCGAGCGGGTCTACCAACTGGCGCTGTCGGCGGACCATCTCCTGCACGAAGATACTGGCGTGAGCCGGGACGCCCGCGGCAAGGTGTTCGGTGACGGCAAGGCCGACTTCGATGCCCTCGCCGGGCGGCACGAGGCCGGTTGGCGGTTCGAGGTCGTCCCCGCGAACGCGGAGGCGCAGCCCGACGTGGTTGCCCTGCTGAACATCCGGACGGACGGATCGGTCGAATTCCTGTCGCCCGACAACGAGCGTGCCGCCCTCGGCGAAGGGGACCGCATGCTCACCCTGTCCCCGCCGAACGTCCCTACCATTGACGTCGGGGAAGAACCGGCACCGGTATACGCCTGA